The proteins below are encoded in one region of Colias croceus chromosome 17, ilColCroc2.1:
- the LOC123699311 gene encoding alpha-amylase A-like gives MTIKEIVAVLLPLIALTSAYKNPYYASGRSVNVHLFEWKWDDIAAECERFLGPKGFGGIQISPPNENVVLWHANRPWWERYQPLSYVLVTRSGNERQFADMLRRCNNAGVRVYVDAVINHMTGEPPENVGTAGNTAVFRDWYYPAVPYRREHFNWPNCVIDGSDYVNDAWRVRNCELVGLKDLDQSNEHVRNMIVNFMNKLIDLGVAGFRIDAAKHMWPEDLRIIYNRLHNLNTAHGFPQNARPYIYQEVIDYGGEAISRDEYTPLAAVTEFKAGMALSNSFRGNDQLRWLRTWGTGWGLLNSGDALTFIDNHDNERGHGGGGGILTYKEPRQYKGAIAFLLAHPYGEPQIMSSFAFWDSEVGPPMDRNGNIISPSINSDGTCGNGWVCQHRWRQIYEMVAFRNIAGNTGVSNWWDNGSNQIAFSRGNRAFIAFNNEIWDLNQSLQTGLPAGRYCDVISGSKVNNSCRGKTVTVGNDGRAQIYVGAHEYDLMLAIHVGAESRL, from the exons ATGACG ATAAAAGAAATTGTAGCAGTCCTGCTACCACTTATAGCACTCACAAGTGCTTATAAAAACCCCTACTATGCCAGTGGGAGGTCCGTCAATGTCCACCTTTTTGAATGGAAGTGGGATGATATTGCTGCGGAATGTGAACGGTTCCTAGGACCCAAGGGATTCGGCGGCATACAA atatcaCCCCCCAACGAGAATGTAGTGCTATGGCATGCCAACCGACCCTGGTGGGAGCGGTACCAGCCCTTGTCTTACGTGCTTGTCACACGGTCAGGCAACGAAAGACAATTCGCTGATATGTTGAGGCGATGCAATAATGCAGGAGTACG AGTTTACGTAGATGCAGTGATTAATCACATGACTGGCGAGCCCCCAGAAAACGTTGGAACAGCTGGCAACACAGCGGTGTTCAGGGACTGGTATTACCCCGCTGTACCGTACAGGCGGGAACATTTCAACTGGCCAAACTGCGTTATTGATGGATCCGATTATGTTAACGATGCTTGGAGG GTCCGTAATTGTGAACTAGTCGGACTGAAAGATTTGGACCAATCCAATGAACATGTGAGAAATATGATTGTGAATTTCATGAATAAACTGATTGATTTAGGTGTTGCTGGATTTAG AATCGACGCAGCAAAACACATGTGGCCAGAAGATTTACGTATCATTTACAATCGTCTTCACAACCTCAACACCGCACATGGATTCCCCCAAAACGCTCGTCCATACATCTACCAAGAAGTCATAGACTATGGAGGCGAAGCTATAAGCCGTGATGAATATACTCCATTAGCAGCGGTGACAGAATTCAAAGCAGGAATGGCATTGAGCAATTCTTTTAGAGGAAACGACCAATTGAGATGGCTAAGAACCTGGGGTACAGGTTGGGGCCTTTTAAACAGTGGTGATGCCTTAACTTTCATTGATAACCACGATAATGAAAGAGGTCACGGCGGTGGTGGAGGTATTCTAACGTACAAGGAGCCACGTCAATATAAGGGTGCTATTGCGTTCTTGCTAGCCCATCCGTATGGAGAACCGCAAATTATGAGCAGTTTCGCGTTCTGGGACTCTGAAGTTGGACCGCCAATGGATAGAAATGGCAATATCATATCTCCCTCAATTAATTCA GATGGTACATGCGGCAACGGCTGGGTTTGCCAACACCGTTGGCGCCAGATCTACGAAATGGTAGCTTTCAGGAATATAGCTGGCAACACTGGCGTTAGTAATTGGTGGGACAACGGCAGCAATCAAATCGCATTCAGTAGAGGCAATAGAGCCTTTATTGCATTCAATAATGAGATCTGGGATTTGAATCAGAGCTTGCAG ACTGGTCTCCCAGCGGGTAGATATTGCGATGTGATATCTGGAAGTAAAGTGAACAATTCTTGCCGCGGCAAAACTGTAACAGTCGGAAATGATGGCCGCGCACAAATATATGTTGGAGCTCACGAATACGACCTTATGTTGGCAATCCATGTCGGAGCAgag AGTCGGCTGTAA